The segment GCCTGGAAGACAACATCAGTTCTTCCCTTACCCGGTATGTGGAATCTGATGAGTACAGTGTCTCTGGTGGGCTGGTAAGCCTTATCAACCCTGGCGTCTTTTAGTATTTCTTTAAGTTCAGTGCAGATAGCGTAAACATCAACGTTGGACATGGTTTTCATTGAAAAACACCCTTTTTTTAATTAATGGATCAAAATTCTTTGAACATCTAATAACTTTTTTTATAGTAAAGAAACATAACTTTAAAGCATATGGAGTTTAAAAGTTCTTTTTAAACACCCTTTTTAAATTACATCAGATGTATATTTGTGCTCAACAGTTAAATAATAAAATGGATGAGGTAGAAAAATATGGAAGTGGATGCTAAAGTAACAGCGGTACACATGGTCGCTGCAGTAATTGCAGGATATGCATCATATGTATTATCAATCGGATTAATAAGTGCTATTGGTAAAAATGAGGTTCTTGCAGTTTTATTGGGTCTTATAATTCTTTACATAGCAGGTAACGTCTCTGAGAGACTCTTCGGAAAGGAGGAAGTTGGAGGATTTAAGGGATGGCTGTGGAGTGGAATAGTACCCTTCTTCTTCATGTGGCTGGTTGTCTGGATATTTGTATTCAACTTCAGCATGATCTAAGCTGAAATCCAAACCCTCATTACTTCAAACCCTTTAAATGAAAGCCCTTTTATTTCAATACTTTCTTTTTTTATTTTTAAAACCATCACGATTTTTAAAACATCCCCATAAAAAAAAATATAATCTGAACCTTTATTTTACTAAAATCCCCTTTTCCTTGTTTTGAATTTATATGTTGGTTTGAATCACA is part of the Methanobacterium aggregans genome and harbors:
- a CDS encoding EMC6-like membrane protein, with translation MEVDAKVTAVHMVAAVIAGYASYVLSIGLISAIGKNEVLAVLLGLIILYIAGNVSERLFGKEEVGGFKGWLWSGIVPFFFMWLVVWIFVFNFSMI